CTTTAACAGCTTGGATGCTGCCACCCGGGCAATGGGCGCTGTCATATCAGGACGCAATACGAGCGTGTGTCCCTCGGAATCAAGAAGCTTAAACAGCTGTTGATCTAAAATGGCTGAGGCCTCGCCAATCGTTTCATAATATTCCAAAGCAGGGGTCTCGATAAATTGATAGCCCCACTTCTTGATTTCATCGCTCATTTTGTTTCTGGCCGACACTTTCGTTTCATAAAGCACCGGCAATGTATCTCTCATGCCTAACGGTTTCTCGAACATAAACGGCTTTGTCACGACTGCACATCCTTTTGAGTTATAGTAAGCATCTATTCAATCGGTTCGCCTTCCCCGGCCAATACCTATTCCTCTTGATACCCTCTTTTTATCCTTCCAAGATCGGATACGAATAAATCCTTTAAATCCATATAAAAATAGTAGCAAAAAAAATATCATAATCCTATAAATAATCATAATAATCTTATAAATTACTTTAGTTCGCTAATATGGTAACACATTGAAGTTACCATTAGTGTAACGCTGCCCCGACCTTGCGTCAAGAAAAAGCTGTCGTTTCGCCTTTCCCTCGCATAAGTGCTTTGTGAGAAAAAAGGAGAAAGCGCTACCTTTCACCCATTCCTAACCTCCTATTTATAGTCAAACATTGTTATTATTGTATACCTTTTGGTTTAGCTGCTTTATAATGGTTAGTAGTTTGGCTTTATAGAAATTATTAGGGGGAAAAGAAATTGAAGAGAATTTTTTCTATATTTGTAGCACTTATCGTTCTGTTTTCGGTAGGCTCGATCGGGGCCAAGGGCTTCGCTGCTACGAAGATGAATCAAGATGAGCTTAATACATACCTGGCGGAAGTCCGAATGACGCAAAAGGAATTGGAAGATTACCTAGCCTATTATGACTTAACCTTAAATGAGATGGAATCGGTAGATGAGCTACGCGAGACATTGGGACCGGCAGTCACTCCTGGGACGTTACAGCAGTTACTGAAGGATTATGAAATGACCGAAGCTGAACTGACGGAATTATTAATAGAATATGGTGAATTGGAAGAAGGAGATTCCATCATCGATACCTTCCATTTCATCTATGATATAGAAGATATTATTGATTTAGAGATGGGTTATGATGATGAAGATATGGAATACGATGACGAAGAACTGAGCGATTTAATGGCTGGGCTCTTCACTGAGATCGGGCTAACGGACGAGGAGCTTGACAGACTCATGAACCACCTGCAGCCCCTCGTTGAAGATCCTGCTTTCGAGGATCGCTTAATGGCACTTTCCGATCGGATGGACAAGCTTGCCGATTTTGAAACAATCGATGAATTATCAGCAGCACAAGTGGCTGAACTGCTCTCCATATACAGTGAGCTGCAAAACTTGCTTCAAGTTCAATTCAAGTTTGCCTTAATCCAAGACGGTGTCACTACAAACCTATCACTTGAAGCATTATTCAAGCTTAAGGATTTGAATAATGCCAGTTTACTAGTGTCCATTTATGATCTAAAAGGCAATCTATTGCTTGATTTCATCTTGACAGGTGAAATGATCGGTTCCGATCTAGTGAAGGAAACCGGGAATGACATTAAACAGTCCACTCAAGTCATTTCCAAAGTGGCTGATGTAAAAGCAAAAACTGATGTGAAAAAAGATAAGAAAAAGAAGAGACCGACCCACAAAACGGAAAAAGGCGGATTGCTTCCTAAGACGTCCGGTAATTACCTATCGGGAGCTTTGATCGGTTTAGTGATGATGGGCATCGCTATCGGGTTAATCAGAAAAGCGAGACTTGCAAATTAAGATGACCGAAAATAGGCAATCCAAGCAAAAGAAAAAATGGTTATTTGTCACTGCTGCTTGCTTTTTGATCCTCGGTTTTTATTTTACGACGACAAACACGTACACACTGCTGAAGGGCTATGCCATATATAAGTGGAATAAGCCTGAAACAACGGAGACGATGGCGCAGGCGGAGGCCAAACCCTCAAAGCCGGAGAAAAAAGCTACTGTTGCCGGGGATCATGAACTATATGAGAAACGACCGGAAACAGGCGATTTGATGGGGGAGCTTTACATCCCAAAAATCAAGGCAACACTCCCGATTTACCACGGAACCGATGAGGATGAACTCGAAAAAGGCGTCGGCCATTATGCAGGGTCGGTTTTGCCTGGCGAGGACGATAATTCCGTTTTATCCGGTCATCGGGATACCATTTTCCGGGAGCTTGGTAAAGTCGGTCAAGGGGACTTGCTGATAACCAAAACGGAAGCTGGAACGTTCACCTATAAAGTTAGGAAGGTCCGTATCGTCGATGCAGATGACCGCACCGTAATCGTTCCCAAGCCTAAAGCGACGCTTACAGTAACAACCTGCTATCCATTTTCATATATTGGTAGTGCACCGGAAAGATACGTACTTGTAGCCGATTTATTGAAAACTGAATTGAACGAATGAAACGGGTGGGCTGAAGTTTTTTCAGCCCCTTTTCAATCGAGCCATTATCTAGAAGGAGGATAGCTCATTATGGATAAGCAAGCACAGGAAAGGTTTTTTCAAATCTTGAAAGATACTTATGAAGTTACCTTGAACAAGGAGAATATATCTATCGACGAGATCATGGAACATCTGAAGAACGAACTGACTCCGCTTTACCCTAAATGCCATTAAAAAAGGACATGTCGCATAAACGGACAAGTCCTTCTTTTTCATATCGATGTTTGCTGATCCCGCTCAAGCATTTCCTCTTTCGTATAGATGACCTTCATTGGGTTGCCTCCGACGAAAGCCCCTTCTGGGACGTCCTTATGGACAAGTGTTCCCGCAGAGACGATCGCTCCATCCCCTATGGTAAGTCCCGGAAGTATCGTTGAATTGGCCCCAATCAACACTTCATCACCGATAATCACTTCTCCTAAACGATATTCCCTAATCAAATATTCATGGGCAAGAATCGTCGTATTGTACCCTATGACTGTATTCATTCCCACTGATATCTTTTCCGGAAACATCACATCAGGCATGACCATCAATGCAAATGATGTATGCTTCCCGACCTTCATATGCAAAAAAGTCCTGTAAAGCCAATTCTTCATCCCGAGGAATGGTGTATAGCGGGCTAGCTGGATCACGATAAAGTTCTTTACCACCTTCCAGAAAGGAACCGTCTTGTACACATGCCATAATGAATTTGCCCCTTCAACCGGATGGCGGGTCGTGCGTCTCATCTTTTAGCCTCTGTAAAAGTTTCAATCTCGACGATATTCAATAAATCGGCCATTTTTTCAAGCATATAGTCTGGATGGTAGCCTTCCAAAAACTCACGGCCTCTTATCGACCATGCCACCCCTGCCGTTTTTGTACCTGCATTCTTCCCGCCAAGAATATCATGATAGCTGTCGCCAATCATGATCGCTTCGTAAGGCTTTGAACCGAGCTGAGTCAGCGCCTTAACCAAAGGCTCTGGATCAGGCTTTGCGTTTTCCACTTCATCGAGCGTGACCACGACTTCAAAAAACGGTTCAAGATTGCTTAGACGCAGTCCCTTTTCAACGACATCACGTTTCTTCGTCGTAACGACTGCCAATTTATAGCCAGCCTGCTTCAACGTTTGAACGGTTTCATATACCCCGTCGAATTGTGTCACGAGGGCATCATGGTTTTTCCAATTATACGCCCGATAGAAAGTGATCATTTCCTTCACCCGCTTCGGGTCAATCGAAGAAAATGTATCGGTCAAGGTCGGACCGATAAACGGAATGATATCCTCACGCTTGAACTGGCCGGGACAAAAATGGTTTAACGTTTCTGTAAAAGAAGCAATGATCAACTCATTTGTATTGATCAATGTGCCATCAAGATCGAATAGTAATGTATTTATGTTACTGCTCATAAACAGCTTCCTTTCTCTGTACACGGTCAGACCGATTCCAAATATACGCAACGACCATCGTTAGAACGATGGCAGTGAGCAGCCGAATAAGTAACAACGGCAAGACCGGAATGCCCAGTGGGATGAAAATTAATGTGTCTTCTACAACAGCATGACAGGCAACCAAAAAGATGAAGGCAATCGTCATATCCTTCTTTGAAACGTTGTCTTCTTTAGCTGCCTGAATCATTACACCGGCCCCATATGCCAAGCCGAGGGTAAGCCCTGTCACGAATGGCATGGAAGCATTCTGTTTCATTCCCAGCACTTTCATGAAGGGAGCAAGTGCTTTCGAGAAGGCTTCCAGCCATTTTAAATCTTTCATGATTTGAACCACTATCATAAGCGGAATGACGATGACCGCAAGC
This genomic stretch from Peribacillus muralis harbors:
- a CDS encoding processed acidic surface protein, with protein sequence MKRIFSIFVALIVLFSVGSIGAKGFAATKMNQDELNTYLAEVRMTQKELEDYLAYYDLTLNEMESVDELRETLGPAVTPGTLQQLLKDYEMTEAELTELLIEYGELEEGDSIIDTFHFIYDIEDIIDLEMGYDDEDMEYDDEELSDLMAGLFTEIGLTDEELDRLMNHLQPLVEDPAFEDRLMALSDRMDKLADFETIDELSAAQVAELLSIYSELQNLLQVQFKFALIQDGVTTNLSLEALFKLKDLNNASLLVSIYDLKGNLLLDFILTGEMIGSDLVKETGNDIKQSTQVISKVADVKAKTDVKKDKKKKRPTHKTEKGGLLPKTSGNYLSGALIGLVMMGIAIGLIRKARLAN
- a CDS encoding class D sortase — its product is MKMTENRQSKQKKKWLFVTAACFLILGFYFTTTNTYTLLKGYAIYKWNKPETTETMAQAEAKPSKPEKKATVAGDHELYEKRPETGDLMGELYIPKIKATLPIYHGTDEDELEKGVGHYAGSVLPGEDDNSVLSGHRDTIFRELGKVGQGDLLITKTEAGTFTYKVRKVRIVDADDRTVIVPKPKATLTVTTCYPFSYIGSAPERYVLVADLLKTELNE
- a CDS encoding acyltransferase, which gives rise to MRRTTRHPVEGANSLWHVYKTVPFWKVVKNFIVIQLARYTPFLGMKNWLYRTFLHMKVGKHTSFALMVMPDVMFPEKISVGMNTVIGYNTTILAHEYLIREYRLGEVIIGDEVLIGANSTILPGLTIGDGAIVSAGTLVHKDVPEGAFVGGNPMKVIYTKEEMLERDQQTSI
- the ppaX gene encoding pyrophosphatase PpaX produces the protein MSSNINTLLFDLDGTLINTNELIIASFTETLNHFCPGQFKREDIIPFIGPTLTDTFSSIDPKRVKEMITFYRAYNWKNHDALVTQFDGVYETVQTLKQAGYKLAVVTTKKRDVVEKGLRLSNLEPFFEVVVTLDEVENAKPDPEPLVKALTQLGSKPYEAIMIGDSYHDILGGKNAGTKTAGVAWSIRGREFLEGYHPDYMLEKMADLLNIVEIETFTEAKR